The following proteins are co-located in the Gossypium hirsutum isolate 1008001.06 chromosome A02, Gossypium_hirsutum_v2.1, whole genome shotgun sequence genome:
- the LOC107935917 gene encoding putative receptor like protein 25 isoform X3: MFPRPNSNEDLTLNKSLKAMAKMTNDEKAKLDYIGENYYQDSVTIVNKGIEMFYQKVLAILTCLDLSNNSFHGRIPEEIQMLRSLRVMNLSNNGFSSEIQLSLQNLKDLESLDLSRNKLSGKIPPQLTSLTFLAALNLSYNQLEGSIPQSNQFITFTNDSYRGNPKLCGLPLSRKCNEVGLPMPPPPGEDEDSLLYAMSTWKIALIGYASGLVIGLCIGYTVLNELGNKWVDEFKKCGKRNRRRCRTWNVQSGVHRYLIQDME; encoded by the exons ATGTTTCCACGGCCAAATTCCAATGAAGATCTCACACTTAACAAG AGTTTGAAGGCAATGGCGAAGATGACTAATGACGAAAAAGCTAAGCTGGATTATATCGGAGAGAATTATTATCAAGACTCTGTGACAATTGTTAACAAAGGGATTGAAATGTTTTACCAAAAAGTCTTGGCAATTCTTACTTGTCTTGACCTTTCCAACAATAGTTTCCATGGGAGAATACCAGAAGAAATACAAATGCTGCGGTCACTCAGAGTGATGAACTTATCCAACAATGGCTTCTCTAGTGAAATCCAACTATCACTTCAAAATCTAAAAGACCTCGAATCTTTGGATCTCTCAAGAAACAAGCTGTCAGGGAAGATTCCTCCACAACTTACAAGTCTAACTTTCCTGGCAGCATTGAACTTGTCATACAACCAACTTGAAGGGAGCATACCACAAAGCAACCAATTCATTACATTTACAAATGATTCCTACCGTGGGAACCCAAAATTGTGTGGGCTGCCTCTGTCAAGGAAATGCAATGAAGTTGGTCTTCCAATGCCACCACCTCCAGGGGAAGATGAAGATTCATTGTTATATGCTATGTCTACTTGGAAAATTGCGTTGATAGGTTATGCTAGTGGATTGGTCATTGGGTTATGTATTGGATATACAGTACTGAATGAGTTGGGAAACAAATGGGTTGACGAGTTCAAAAAGTGTGGGAAAAGAAATAGAAGAAGATGTAG GACATGGAATGTCCAGTCAGGAG TGCATAGGTACTTGATCCAAGACATGGAATGA
- the LOC107935917 gene encoding putative receptor like protein 25 isoform X5, giving the protein MFPRPNSNEDLTLNKSLKAMAKMTNDEKAKLDYIGENYYQDSVTIVNKGIEMFYQKVLAILTCLDLSNNSFHGRIPEEIQMLRSLRVMNLSNNGFSSEIQLSLQNLKDLESLDLSRNKLSGKIPPQLTSLTFLAALNLSYNQLEGSIPQSNQFITFTNDSYRGNPKLCGLPLSRKCNEVGLPMPPPPGEDEDSLLYAMSTWKIALIGYASGLVIGLCIGYTVLNELGNKWVDEFKKCGKRNRRRCR; this is encoded by the exons ATGTTTCCACGGCCAAATTCCAATGAAGATCTCACACTTAACAAG AGTTTGAAGGCAATGGCGAAGATGACTAATGACGAAAAAGCTAAGCTGGATTATATCGGAGAGAATTATTATCAAGACTCTGTGACAATTGTTAACAAAGGGATTGAAATGTTTTACCAAAAAGTCTTGGCAATTCTTACTTGTCTTGACCTTTCCAACAATAGTTTCCATGGGAGAATACCAGAAGAAATACAAATGCTGCGGTCACTCAGAGTGATGAACTTATCCAACAATGGCTTCTCTAGTGAAATCCAACTATCACTTCAAAATCTAAAAGACCTCGAATCTTTGGATCTCTCAAGAAACAAGCTGTCAGGGAAGATTCCTCCACAACTTACAAGTCTAACTTTCCTGGCAGCATTGAACTTGTCATACAACCAACTTGAAGGGAGCATACCACAAAGCAACCAATTCATTACATTTACAAATGATTCCTACCGTGGGAACCCAAAATTGTGTGGGCTGCCTCTGTCAAGGAAATGCAATGAAGTTGGTCTTCCAATGCCACCACCTCCAGGGGAAGATGAAGATTCATTGTTATATGCTATGTCTACTTGGAAAATTGCGTTGATAGGTTATGCTAGTGGATTGGTCATTGGGTTATGTATTGGATATACAGTACTGAATGAGTTGGGAAACAAATGGGTTGACGAGTTCAAAAAGTGTGGGAAAAGAAATAGAAGAAGATGTAGGTGA
- the LOC107922159 gene encoding receptor-like protein 9DC3, with amino-acid sequence MNALYLLDLQGNNFSGMLPKFSKATHLYILKVSENRLAGKLPRSLAECIQLEVLDVGSNMMNDTFPFWLQKLPYLKVLILRENRFYGQIKHLKYKFVFPNLDVLDIASNQFSGELSIDFLQASRLRSLKIGGNKLEGRLLTSLANFTALEVLDLGNNMVHDTFPFWLEKLPSLKVLILRANRFYGTITKFNSKNGFPNLRILDIASNNFSGNLSIEFLQSLKAMMQITNDDKAKLVYIGEQYYQDSVTIFNKGIGLFYQKILTTLTCLDLSNNSFHGRIPEEIQMLRSLKVLNLSYNSFSAKIPVALQNLKDLESLDLSQNDLSGKIPPQLTTLTFLEALNLSYNPLEGSIPQGNQFSTFSNDSYRGNPKLCGQPLSKKCNEVGLLMPPPPGEEEQSWLYAMSTWKIFLIGYGSGLVAGLCIGYTVLNELGNKWVDKFRKHGKRNRRSR; translated from the coding sequence ATGAATGCTCTTTATTTGTTGGATCTGCAAGGAAATAATTTCAGTGGAAtgttaccaaaattttcaaaggCAACCCACTTATATATTCTCAAAGTTAGTGAGAATAGACTTGCAGGGAAGTTGCCCAGATCATTAGCGGAATGCATTCAGCTTGAAGTTTTGGACGTGGGAAGCAACATGATGAATGATACATTCCCTTTTTGGTTGCAGAAATTGCCTTACTTGAAGGTTCTAATATTGCGGGAAAACAGATTTTATGGTCAAATTAAacatttgaaatataaatttgtTTTCCCAAATTTGGATGTGTTGGACATTGCTTCAAACCAGTTTTCTGGTGAACTATCCATTGATTTCCTTCAAGCCAGTCGATTAAGGTCACTCAAAATAGGTGGGAATAAATTGGAAGGGAGGCTATTGACATCATTAGCCAATTTCACAGCACTTGAGGTTCTAGACCTTGGAAATAATATGGTTCATGATACATTTCCATTTTGGTTAGAGAAGCTACCTTCCTTGAAGGTTCTCATTTTGCGAGCAAACAGATTCTACGGCACAATTACAAAATTCAACTCGAAAAATGGGTTCCCAAACCTACGCATATTAGACATTGCTTCCAACAATTTTTCAGGAAACTTATCCATTGAATTTTTGCAAAGCTTGAAGGCTATGATGCAGATAACAAATGACGACAAAGCTAAGCTGGTTTACATCGGAGAGCAATACTATCAAGATTCTGTGACAATTTTCAACAAAGGGATTGGGTTGTTTTACCAGAAAATCTTAACCACTCTTACTTGTCTTGACCTTTCCAACAATAGTTTCCATGGGAGAATACCAGAAGAAATACAAATGCTGAGGTCACTCAAAGTGCTAAACTTGTCATATAATAGCTTCTCCGCCAAAATCCCAGTAGCACTTCAAAACCTAAAAGATCTAGAGTCTTTGGATCTCTCACAGAATGACTTGTCAGGGAAGATTCCTCCACAGCTTACAACTCTAACTTTTCTAGAGGCACTGAACTTGTCTTACAACCCACTTGAAGGGAGCATACCGCAAGGCAACCAATTCAGTACATTTTCAAATGATTCTTACCGTGGGAATCCAAAATTATGCGGTCAACCATTGTCCAAGAAATGCAATGAAGTTGGTCTTCTAATGCCACCGCCTCCAGGGGAAGAGGAACAGTCATGGTTATATGCTATgtcaacttggaaaatttttttgATAGGTTATGGTAGTGGTTTGGTCGCTGGGCTATGTATCGGATATACAGTGTTGAATGAGTTGGGAAACAAATGGGTTGACAAGTTCAGAAAACATGGGAAAAGAAACAGAAGATCTAGATGA
- the LOC107935917 gene encoding putative receptor like protein 25 isoform X4: MFPRPNSNEDLTLNKSLKAMAKMTNDEKAKLDYIGENYYQDSVTIVNKGIEMFYQKVLAILTCLDLSNNSFHGRIPEEIQMLRSLRVMNLSNNGFSSEIQLSLQNLKDLESLDLSRNKLSGKIPPQLTSLTFLAALNLSYNQLEGSIPQSNQFITFTNDSYRGNPKLCGLPLSRKCNEVGLPMPPPPGEDEDSLLYAMSTWKIALIGYASGLVIGLCIGYTVLNELGNKWVDEFKKCGKRNRRRCRTWNVQSGGT, translated from the exons ATGTTTCCACGGCCAAATTCCAATGAAGATCTCACACTTAACAAG AGTTTGAAGGCAATGGCGAAGATGACTAATGACGAAAAAGCTAAGCTGGATTATATCGGAGAGAATTATTATCAAGACTCTGTGACAATTGTTAACAAAGGGATTGAAATGTTTTACCAAAAAGTCTTGGCAATTCTTACTTGTCTTGACCTTTCCAACAATAGTTTCCATGGGAGAATACCAGAAGAAATACAAATGCTGCGGTCACTCAGAGTGATGAACTTATCCAACAATGGCTTCTCTAGTGAAATCCAACTATCACTTCAAAATCTAAAAGACCTCGAATCTTTGGATCTCTCAAGAAACAAGCTGTCAGGGAAGATTCCTCCACAACTTACAAGTCTAACTTTCCTGGCAGCATTGAACTTGTCATACAACCAACTTGAAGGGAGCATACCACAAAGCAACCAATTCATTACATTTACAAATGATTCCTACCGTGGGAACCCAAAATTGTGTGGGCTGCCTCTGTCAAGGAAATGCAATGAAGTTGGTCTTCCAATGCCACCACCTCCAGGGGAAGATGAAGATTCATTGTTATATGCTATGTCTACTTGGAAAATTGCGTTGATAGGTTATGCTAGTGGATTGGTCATTGGGTTATGTATTGGATATACAGTACTGAATGAGTTGGGAAACAAATGGGTTGACGAGTTCAAAAAGTGTGGGAAAAGAAATAGAAGAAGATGTAG GACATGGAATGTCCAGTCAGGAG GTACTTGA
- the LOC107935917 gene encoding putative receptor like protein 25 isoform X1: MFPRPNSNEDLTLNKSLKAMAKMTNDEKAKLDYIGENYYQDSVTIVNKGIEMFYQKVLAILTCLDLSNNSFHGRIPEEIQMLRSLRVMNLSNNGFSSEIQLSLQNLKDLESLDLSRNKLSGKIPPQLTSLTFLAALNLSYNQLEGSIPQSNQFITFTNDSYRGNPKLCGLPLSRKCNEVGLPMPPPPGEDEDSLLYAMSTWKIALIGYASGLVIGLCIGYTVLNELGNKWVDEFKKCGKRNRRRCRTWNVQSGGTLSLKKMVLDPRHGMNSYEVHEESRQ; this comes from the exons ATGTTTCCACGGCCAAATTCCAATGAAGATCTCACACTTAACAAG AGTTTGAAGGCAATGGCGAAGATGACTAATGACGAAAAAGCTAAGCTGGATTATATCGGAGAGAATTATTATCAAGACTCTGTGACAATTGTTAACAAAGGGATTGAAATGTTTTACCAAAAAGTCTTGGCAATTCTTACTTGTCTTGACCTTTCCAACAATAGTTTCCATGGGAGAATACCAGAAGAAATACAAATGCTGCGGTCACTCAGAGTGATGAACTTATCCAACAATGGCTTCTCTAGTGAAATCCAACTATCACTTCAAAATCTAAAAGACCTCGAATCTTTGGATCTCTCAAGAAACAAGCTGTCAGGGAAGATTCCTCCACAACTTACAAGTCTAACTTTCCTGGCAGCATTGAACTTGTCATACAACCAACTTGAAGGGAGCATACCACAAAGCAACCAATTCATTACATTTACAAATGATTCCTACCGTGGGAACCCAAAATTGTGTGGGCTGCCTCTGTCAAGGAAATGCAATGAAGTTGGTCTTCCAATGCCACCACCTCCAGGGGAAGATGAAGATTCATTGTTATATGCTATGTCTACTTGGAAAATTGCGTTGATAGGTTATGCTAGTGGATTGGTCATTGGGTTATGTATTGGATATACAGTACTGAATGAGTTGGGAAACAAATGGGTTGACGAGTTCAAAAAGTGTGGGAAAAGAAATAGAAGAAGATGTAG GACATGGAATGTCCAGTCAGGAGGTACGTTATCTTTGAAAAAAATG GTACTTGATCCAAGACATGGAATGAACAGTTATGAGGTACATGAAGAATCTAGGCAATGA
- the LOC107922152 gene encoding receptor-like protein 7, which translates to MKTLHFLVSLFLPFFFLFSSSLSQSHLPKQCLDDQRAYLLQLQHHLYYAPNFTFSSKFELWDLNTHCCSWEGVTCDALGHVIELDLSNRNLSGSFHSIFNLHYLQHLNLAGNNFNTTLHSYGFDKLQNLTHLNLSSSCFYGQIPVDISYLARLVSLDLSNQDSCYLRYYTILNPYNGYDLLPYELERPLKLEKPNFKTLIKNLRFLTELYLDSVDISTQSTKWCTTASLVLSNLHVLSLSNCGLKGPLCSSLSRLSFLSKLIFDENPISYLPPNFLEISSRLVFLSLMDCNLSGHFPSEIFLSPKIQSIDISINEFLNGQLPEFSSNNSLQSLSLSYTNFSGKLPESIGNLKFLTNLELDDCNFFGPIPSSIANLSHLVNLDLGGNKLSGSIHSSLFTLPSLKTLHLGDNQLVGKIDEFPNASSSLIQELSIGNNYLTGPIPNLILQLPSLERLYIESNSFSSMKLDMFVQLKNLKGLDLFNVSLLIEGNNRSLTFPQLESLSLSLCNLTEFPEVIKRQDKLISLDLSDNHIHGVVPNWLWKSTLSSLDLSFNVIDFPNQLPLTDANFSFPMLRELNLRFCNISAFP; encoded by the coding sequence ATGAAGACTCTTCATTTCCTTGTTTCACTTTTTCTAcctttcttctttctcttctcaTCCTCTCTTTCTCAATCTCATCTCCCTAAGCAATGCCTTGATGACCAGCGAGCTTATCTGCTGCAATTGCAACATCATCTTTACTATGCCCCtaattttactttctcttctaaATTTGAGCTTTGGGATCTCAACACTCATTGTTGCTCTTGGGAAGGAGTCACTTGTGATGCTCTTGGTCATGTCATTGAACTTGATCTTAGTAACAGAAACCTTTCCGGTAGTTTTCACTCCATTTTCAATCTCCATTATCTTCAACACTTGAACCTTGCTGGAAACAACTTTAATACCACTTTGCATTCTTATGGGTTTGACAAACTCCAAAATCTAACCCATCTCAATCTTTCAAGCTCATGTTTCTATGGCCAAATTCCAGTGGACATCTCATACTTAGCAAGGTTAGTCTCTCTTGATCTATCCAATCAAGATTCTTGTTATCTGAGATACTACACCATTCTTAACCCATATAATGGCTATGATCTATTGCCTTACGAACTTGAACGACCTCTTAAATTAGAGAAACCAAACTTCAAGACATTAATCAAGAATTTGAGGTTTCTCACGGAGCTTTATTTGGATAGTGTTGACATTTCAACTCAAAGTACTAAATGGTGTACAACCGCATCTTTAGTACTTTCCAATCTGCATGTGTTGAGTCTGTCAAACTGTGGTTTGAAAGGTCCATTATGTTCTTCACTCTCAAGACTCTCTTTTCTTTCCAAACTTATCTTTGATGAGAACCCAATCTCTTATTTACCTCCCAATTTCTTGGAAATTTCCTCTCGTTTGGTTTTTCTCAGTTTAATGGATTGCAATTTGAGTGGCCATTTTCCATCTGAAATTTTCTTATCGCCAAAAATTCAAAGCATTGACATTTCAATCAATGAATTTCTCAATGGTCAGTTGCcagaattttcatcaaataattcTTTACAGAGTTTGTCGCTTTCTTATACAAATTTCAGTGGAAAACTACCTGAATCAATTGGAAATCTTAAGTTCCTGACAAATTTAGAGCTTGATGATTGCAATTTTTTTGGACCCATTCCATCCTCAATTGCAAATCTTAGTCACCTGGTCAACCTAGATCTAGGCGGTAACAAGCTTTCTGGATCAATACATTCTTCTTTATTTACTCTTCCATCGTTGAAGACCTTGCATCTTGGAGACAATCAATTGGTTGGGAAAATCGATGAGTTCCCCAATGCATCTTCTTCTTTGATTCAAGAATTAAGTATAGGAAATAATTATTTAACAGGACCAATCCCAAACTTAATCCTTCAACTTCCAAGTCTTGAACGACTTTATATCGAAAGCAATAGCTTCAGTTCCATGAAGCTTGACATGTTTGTCCAACTCAAGAACTTAAAGGGTCTCGACCTATTCAACGTAAGCTTGCTAATTGAAGGCAACAACAGAAGTCTTACTTTTCCCCAATTAGAGAGCCTAAGCCTAAGTTTATGCAACCTTACTGAATTTCCAGAAGTCATTAAAAGACAAGACAAATTGATTTCTCTGGATCTTTCTGACAATCATATCCATGGTGTTGTGCCTAATTGGTTGTGGAAGAGCACTCTTTCATCATTAGACCTTTCTTTCAATGTGATTGATTTTCCAAATCAGCTTCCCTTAACTGATGCAAACTTCTCTTTCCCGATGTTGAGGGAATTGAATCTGAGATTCTGTAACATAAGTGCGTTTCCATAG
- the LOC107935917 gene encoding putative receptor like protein 25 isoform X2, with the protein MFPRPNSNEDLTLNKSLKAMAKMTNDEKAKLDYIGENYYQDSVTIVNKGIEMFYQKVLAILTCLDLSNNSFHGRIPEEIQMLRSLRVMNLSNNGFSSEIQLSLQNLKDLESLDLSRNKLSGKIPPQLTSLTFLAALNLSYNQLEGSIPQSNQFITFTNDSYRGNPKLCGLPLSRKCNEVGLPMPPPPGEDEDSLLYAMSTWKIALIGYASGLVIGLCIGYTVLNELGNKWVDEFKKCGKRNRRRCRTWNVQSGGTLSLKKMCIGT; encoded by the exons ATGTTTCCACGGCCAAATTCCAATGAAGATCTCACACTTAACAAG AGTTTGAAGGCAATGGCGAAGATGACTAATGACGAAAAAGCTAAGCTGGATTATATCGGAGAGAATTATTATCAAGACTCTGTGACAATTGTTAACAAAGGGATTGAAATGTTTTACCAAAAAGTCTTGGCAATTCTTACTTGTCTTGACCTTTCCAACAATAGTTTCCATGGGAGAATACCAGAAGAAATACAAATGCTGCGGTCACTCAGAGTGATGAACTTATCCAACAATGGCTTCTCTAGTGAAATCCAACTATCACTTCAAAATCTAAAAGACCTCGAATCTTTGGATCTCTCAAGAAACAAGCTGTCAGGGAAGATTCCTCCACAACTTACAAGTCTAACTTTCCTGGCAGCATTGAACTTGTCATACAACCAACTTGAAGGGAGCATACCACAAAGCAACCAATTCATTACATTTACAAATGATTCCTACCGTGGGAACCCAAAATTGTGTGGGCTGCCTCTGTCAAGGAAATGCAATGAAGTTGGTCTTCCAATGCCACCACCTCCAGGGGAAGATGAAGATTCATTGTTATATGCTATGTCTACTTGGAAAATTGCGTTGATAGGTTATGCTAGTGGATTGGTCATTGGGTTATGTATTGGATATACAGTACTGAATGAGTTGGGAAACAAATGGGTTGACGAGTTCAAAAAGTGTGGGAAAAGAAATAGAAGAAGATGTAG GACATGGAATGTCCAGTCAGGAGGTACGTTATCTTTGAAAAAAATG TGCATAGGTACTTGA